The genomic window AGGGCACATCCCAGCAGGAGGTGTAACATCAAGGACATACACTatcctgaatttcccttaggggatcaataaagtacttatctatctatctattgtACTTTGTCATTATTTAGCAGCTGGCACGTCATCCTCGATTCACAATGAtcgttatattttatattgtgaaTGATATCAATAGGCCTGATAGCTACTGTGAGAATATGCATTGGGTATTAGAGCGAGTAAGCACTCGCTTTGAAACCGAGCAGGACTGAAGAGCTCGTCGGATCTCGAGCTGTCCATTAGACAGTGTGCTGACTGTCGTCTTgcagcgccctctagtggcagGACAGTGGAAAGCAAATAAAGCAATGCGACAAAgtccaaaagaaacaaacattgtACTTGTcttcatcatatatatattaacggTGGAAACACAATCTAAGCATCCAGCTACAGCTGGAGGAAGATGGCAGCAACATCAATCACCAGTGTGATGACATCAtaaagaggcagagaaggagggagagacagagcagtCTGGTGCAGATTCATCCATGTGGGAACATTAACATTTAGGGGGGCAGTTTGCCCTCAGAGCTGCCTGTCACTCACAGGTGTCAAACTGAAGTGCAGCGTGACCTTTACATTAggtttgtgcacacacacactcagaaaagAAAGTGTGCGTGTTGCAATTTTTCAGACCTTTACCTCTTTATTGCCTCTCAAACCGTTTGCACATAAAGACTGTGAACAAGTATTTTTGGAGAGATGAGATGCTCACCAGAGAAGTTGATTATATTCAGGTTTAAGATCAGTGTGTCAAAGGGCCTCACAATTAAGAGGGTTTTTAATATTCTGTTTTACACAAATGAACATCGTCCGCCACATCATccctgtcattttttttctttccttaaaCTTGAATCCCTGTCTTCATCACCACTGGTGTTTCTGCTTGGATTTCTCTCAGCACCTAGAGGAGCTCTGTCTTTAACAGACTGAAAACTCATTTCAACACAGCTGACATTTCACAGGCACTCAGGGCCTTTTCTATTTACCTAAGACATCATTTTAAACTGTTCAGTGGAGACATTTTGCTCTGGTCTGTCCTGCAGCAACACAGCTGCAatgggaggcagagagggaagtGGACCGAGGTCAGGACAGAGTTTTAGGCGTTTTACCGAATGGACCTTTGCACCGGACGCGTGAAACACTTCACTTAACACAGCCTCTGGCCACTAGATTGGCATGTGGAtggcgtgcatgcatgtgttaaGGGTGGCTTTGTTAAAGGTCAAATAAATTGGCCCTGACGTGCCTGGCAGTTGGGACATTTTTTCACTTTCAAcaaagtaagaaaagaaaactttacAAGTCTTATTGCCAGCCCTTCtataaaaaactaatttagaaAAGTTCAAGTGAATTTGCAACATGTGGACTGACAGCCACTAGATTGCAGAAAATGAGAAAAGTAAAACTGAAACAAACGTTTAACTTTCGAGTTGATAAAAAAACCACTCAaacaagacaaataaaaagcatCATTTAATGCGCAAGAAAGAAAATTAACTCTATACGCAGGCAGACGAGTGCACACAGCTTCAGCAAAAAGGAAACAGTCATGAACATGGTACCACATCAAGGAAGTCTTGAGGTGAACCTGAGGAGGCCTAAAACTACTGGTGTAACAAAGTACCTGAGGCATCATCTCAGAGGAAGCTGTAATATCTGCTGtaaaagcaaaaaacacaaattacaattaGAAAAGCAAAGTGCAGAATTACAGTTAAATTACCAGAAGTAGTGGCACATTTTCCAACATAATGCTGGAATAAGAAAATCACATTTACAAAGCTGTCAACAAGCTGATCAACTGTACTTTGATGTTGGCCGTACATTCTACGGCAAGTACCATCTAAAACACTGCTGTACCATTACGGTACCCTGTTAAAAGCTCAGAGAGGAGTCACAGTTTACTGAAAGTTGATCTTCTTTGAAGTATTAAAAGCTCCTGCATGAAACATAGTGCGAACATATAAAAGTTGCTGCTGACAACAGAAGAGCCCTCATTCAGTTGTACCTTTTGTCTGAGACCTATACTTATACTTTCCCCCAGACACCTGATTAGATGTTAGTTAACAAATGATTGTTAATTATTAATGAAGAAAAGTTGATGTCATACAACATACGTTTCAGGAAGAAAGATACAAAAAACCACTGCTGGCCTTAAAATATACTAAAAAGACccaatttttaaaaagtagtttgcatatatatttaaaaaatggataCTAATGTGTTTAAATGCCTAAACAGTTTTTGATGAATACTTGTAGCAGGGGTAAAAACACGTTCTTGATGAGTTACATCTCCGAGGGGAGCCAAGTGCAACAGACTGAAAGCATGTGCCATAATTTGTTAGTCTGTAAGAACAAATAACAACAAGATTATTCAAGTTTTCAGAGGAAGTTGCACTAAAAACACTCCATCGTACTTCTTCACAGCCCTGTGAACAACAAACACTGAGCCTCTTGGTCCCCTTACAGCTGGGTGCGTACTTCGTCTGCAATACAGCTACAAGACCAGCAGGAGGCCCCTCATCATGGCATTGAGGCAGATGGTCACAGTCTCACTTCATGAGCAGGGAATACTATTATTACCAGtcacattcattttaaaacaggTACCAACTCTCAAGTCCAAACAGGAGTCTGGACAGACTTCACTGAACTTAGACGTCTGAGGTGCGGATGCCGTCTTCGTCCAGGCTGAAGGGGAAGCTGCAGCCAGTGTGAGGCTGAGGCTGCGAGCGGTGCCTCCGACGCCCGCTGGCCACATCTCCAGCCGCTGTGAGGATCCCCAGTCCGCTGGCTGAAGCTGCTGGATTGGCGCAGGGGCAAGGGGTTGTGgcggagagggaggtggaggaggaggaggttgaggaagaggtggaggaggaggagagcgaagGCAAGGTGCGCACAGAGCTGAAAgcactgtcttcatcctctgcATCCAGGATGGAGGTCTCACACGGAGGGACAGGCGTCCAGGGCTGCCAGCCCGATGTCACAGAGCAGGACTTGACCAGTGCGGGTCGGCGCTCATCGCTCTGTTGACCTCGAGACGCCGAGGAGGCATTGTGACTTCGATAGAGAGAAGACCCACGTCTAAATGAAAAGCCCTGcaatgagagagacagaaacatgaTCAGTGTTGATCATATCATGGAGCTTTCACTTCTCCTCCAAGAACGTATCGTGAGAAAGGATTGAAGATTTGTTTGTGTCGAGAGGAGAGACAACAGAGTTACCTTAGGGGGACCTCTGAAGTCCTGGATCTTCAACTCAATGTCCCTGATCCAGCCATGCATCTCTTCTGGAGAGTCTGTCTGTAGAAAAACATTACCGGAAGATAAAGCCTTGCagaactgcatttattttttacaattataTGCATCACTCAcgatattctatatttttcttactgtaatgaagaaacaacaacaatgatcgTTATACTAGAAAAAGTGTCACATTTACAcagtaaataaagataaataaaaacatacttgacagattattaaataatgaaaataatcatccTTTGTTATGTGTTTTAacatgtgttgatgtgttttatCGCATTGAGATATCAATGACCTGCTCTAATTCTTAACCATAATTCACGTTTAATTTTAGTTTATGATGATTTTCCACTTTGATTTCTGCACTTTTAATtatgcatgtgttttttgtttactaAATGTTTGtcatccttcctttttttttgcgcGGACAAAAATAAAAGCGGTCTCTCTCTCGAGCACTCCCCATCTGATCCGACCCCACCGTCTCAGTCAGCTGTTCTCCCAGGAGTTGGCGACAggatgttattatttttatggtaACAGATGGccatttcacaaaaacaaacttttcaTGCTCCTATAAAAAGAATCCGTGCCACACATCAGCAGCAGAGCattcagagaaaacaacaacagatacACCTGCGAATACCCTCTCTGCTCTGACTAACATATTCAGTTATATCTAATCATCATGTAAGACTTGTGAGGATCTAAGCCTCTGATGGGTAGGTAAGACCGTACCTGAATGTAGAAGGTTCGGGAGCTGGTGATGATCTCAAACAGGTTGTCTCTCAGCAGGAGATCCCTGATGGACGCACACAGTGGAAGATGGTCGTGTTGAATACAACAGTGGCTCAGGGGAGGGCTAGATGGTATTTAGCAGTGTACAAGGGTTAAAGGGTTGAGGATAAACATCCCTGAATATCTGAATCTAAAACTACTGACATCAATGTCAGcctattgtttgtttgtatgcggttcctgtgtttttaaagtgtaataTGTTCATGACTGAATAATCACTGGAGACataaccagagagagagagagtaaaatgGTGAATTTGACTGAGTGATTCACATTTGACTCACCCT from Cyclopterus lumpus isolate fCycLum1 chromosome 9, fCycLum1.pri, whole genome shotgun sequence includes these protein-coding regions:
- the si:ch211-204d2.4 gene encoding pleckstrin homology domain-containing family A member 2 isoform X3; translation: MRDWVAALNKASKITVPKSGPAPPRSDVTKVIGDTQGGRRLHAYKTEIIGGVVVHTPIQNESEEAEGRERKGNRPAVLRCGYCVKQGNVRKSWKRRFFTLDDNAVSYYKSEMDKEPLRAVPLRDIQKVHECLVKSGPPLSHCCIQHDHLPLCASIRDLLLRDNLFEIITSSRTFYIQTDSPEEMHGWIRDIELKIQDFRGPPKGFSFRRGSSLYRSHNASSASRGQQSDERRPALVKSCSVTSGWQPWTPVPPCETSILDAEDEDSAFSSVRTLPSLSSSSTSSSTSSSSTSLSATTPCPCANPAASASGLGILTAAGDVASGRRRHRSQPQPHTGCSFPFSLDEDGIRTSDV